Within the Acinetobacter radioresistens DSM 6976 = NBRC 102413 = CIP 103788 genome, the region AGCGTTGCTCGGCAGTCAATGCCCGATCCAGCCGGCTCAATAACTGATTCAGCGAATTTATAACAGGTTCAATCTCCTGTACCAATGGCTGCTGTTCAATGGGTTGTAAATCGGATGGTGACTTCTGGGCAATCGTTCGACTGAGCTTTTTTAAGGAACGCAACTGCCGCTGTATACCAAAATGACTCCATAGCCATTGAACCAGCCAGACCAGCAACAATACAACAGCGTAAATCAGAATACTTCTGATAATATCCTTAAAACGAACAGCCAAGGGCTGGATCAGTTCAGCCTTCAACTGTTTATCATTAGTCTGCGCCGTATAGCTACGCCACAAGTGACCATTTTTCCAGACCAGTCCAAAATCTTGTGGCAGGTCGTTAAAAAGCTGTTGCTGTAAGTGGGTAGAATGGGCCAGCGTACGCCCTTGCCAGTTTAGTTGATACTGAATATCAAATTCATTACTCAGTTCGTCAAGCTGTCCCGAATTCGCAGACAAATCAGAAACCAACAATGTATCTGCGAGTTCGTCCATAATCTCGTCATGAACCTGCATGGCATGATAAACAGCAATACCAATCAGCAGCAAAAAGGCCAGCAGTCCCGCCAAAATACTGCCCAGCATAGTAGTACGGATGAGTTGAGACTGTAAAGAATCTGGCTTTGCATTCATTTAGGCTTCGCCCATACGGTAACCTAAACCACGAATAGTCCTGATTGTGTGGCTACCTAACTTTTTGCGTAATTGATAAATATAGACTTCAATGGCGTTACTTTCGACTTCATCCCCCCAAGCGTAAATCGACTCTTCCAGCTGTTCACGTGTCACCACATGATTCGGATGTTGCATCAACTTATACAAAATCTGGAATTCTCTGGCTGTCAGGTCACGGCTTTCGCCTTCCTGCTGTACCGTTTTTGCTTTCGGATCCAGACAAATATTATTCCATATCAGTGTCTGGCTTTGTCCCGCTTGCAGGTTTCTCATCTGGCTACGTATACGTGCTGAAAGTTCTTCCAGGCTAAATGGCTTGACCAGATAATCATTGGCACCGAGGTCTAATCCTTCCACCCGGTCACTGATACTGTCACGGGCTGTCAGAAAAATAACAGGAGTCTGGGCCTGATGTTGTCGCAGGGTCTTTAAAATTTCATCACCACTGGCATAAGGCAACCCCCGGTCGAGCAAAATACATTCATAGTCGTGCTGTTTAAGAGCAGTCATCGCATAATCTCCCCGCTCTACCCAATCTACACTATAACCGTCCAGTTCCAGCCAGGTCTTTATACTTTCACCTTGAGAGGTATCATCTTCAACCAGTAAAATTCTCATCCTTATTTTATATCTCTGTTTTTATGTATCTTGATAGTGCCCTGAAAAGTTGAAATATTCAAAGCCCAATAAAAAAACCACATTACTAAAATGGCAAGTAATGTGGTTTCTAAGGAGGATTAACAAAACACGAAACAACTACAGCTTAAAAACTTTAAAATTTCACTGAATCTACATCAATTTCTACACGTTTAGTCGGTTTATAATCGATATCAACTTCGCCGGTCAATGTTACGGTTGTAGTTGGAGAAATAGGTTTACCTTGCCATAATTCATCATCAATATCGGCAGTAATTGTGCCAGTCCGGTCACGGAATTGATATTTCTCATCGCCTAAGGCTTTTACCACCTGACCACGCAATTGCACACGGGTATCATCTTTTGCGGTCAGTGCCTGTTTTACCGTAGTAACCTGGGCCGTTTTGATTGCTGCATGATTCACGGCAGTATTTGCCATAGCCACGCCACCAATACTTAGAGCACCTGTTAACAAAGCCAGTTTCGCCATATTCATACGCACTTTACCTCGTTTATTTACTCATTATCGAATAAGAGTATTAAAACAGCTAAAGATGAATTGAATCTTAAGAAATTAAAATTATTTTATTAATTTAAAGGCACTACGCGTAATACTTCCTCGAGTGTGGTTAAGCCTGCAATTACCTTTCGGGCGCCTGCAATACGCAATGGCTCCACCCCTTCTTTTTTGGCCTGCTGACGAATCTGATCGAGCGATGCATCAAGACTGATCTGCTGTTTGAGTGCCAGACTTACTGGCATAAACTCATAAAGACCTATTCTGCCTTTATAACCTGTGTTACGACAGACTTCACAGCCCACTGCCTGATAGACTGTATTTGGAACTTCCATAATATAGTCAAAAGTTAAATGTTCCCATTGATGTTCATTAATTTGCCCCTCTTCTTTACAGTGAGGGCATAAGGTACGAACCAAGCGCTGAGCCAATACGCCTAAGATTGTGGCTGAAGTCAAAAAAGGCTGCACACCGAGATCATGTAAACGGGTTAAGCTAGAAGGCGCGTCATTGGTATGCAAAGTTGACAAGACCAGATGCCCAGTTAAGGCTGCCTGAATTGCCATATTGGCTGTATCCTGATCTCGGATTTCGCCAACCATAATAATATCAGGGTCTTGTCGCATCAGGGCACGTACCCCGTCTGCGAAACCCAGGTCAATTCCATGATTAACCTGCATCTGGTTAAAGCTTGGCTCCAGCATCTCGATCGGGTCTTCTATGGTACAGACATTAACCTGTTCGGTTGCCAGCTGTTTTAGGGAAGAATATAGCGTTGTGGTTTTCCCTGAACCAGTCGGGCCAGTCACCAGTATAATACCGTGACTATGCTGAGTCATTTCCTGCCATGCATTAAGCAGACGCCCTTCAAAACCCAATTGCTGAAAGCTACGGACCAAGACTTCAGGGTCAAAAATCCGCATAACCAGTTTTTCCCCAAACGCCGTAGGTAAGGTCGATAAGCGCAGTTCCGTTTCCTGGCCTTTAGGTGTACGCGTCTTCAGACGGCCATCTTGCGGTTTGCGCTTTTCAGCAACATTCAGACGCCCCAAAATTTTTAACCGGGAAATTACTGCCGTCAGTGTGCTGGCCGGCATGTTGTAAATCGTATGCAATACCCCATCTATCCGAAAGCGGATTTTGCCGTTATCTTTACGTGGTTCCAGATGAATATCACTGGCTCCCTGCTCAAATGCAAACTGTAAAATCCAGTCCACCAATTTTACAATATGCTGATCATTAGCATCAGGATTCTGAGTATCACCCAGCTGTAAGAGTGCCTCTACGCCTTTATTAGTACGATCGTGTGTGCTGCTTTTTTGAGAAGAGCTGACCGCGCGGCTAACCTGATAGTATTCCACTAGATACCGCTGCAACTGTTCAGGGTTAAGGAGCACTTGCTGGATTTTTTTAGGCCTTAAGCTTCGTTCAAGATTAGTAATCCATTCAGTCATAAAAGGCTGGT harbors:
- a CDS encoding ATP-binding protein yields the protein MNAKPDSLQSQLIRTTMLGSILAGLLAFLLLIGIAVYHAMQVHDEIMDELADTLLVSDLSANSGQLDELSNEFDIQYQLNWQGRTLAHSTHLQQQLFNDLPQDFGLVWKNGHLWRSYTAQTNDKQLKAELIQPLAVRFKDIIRSILIYAVVLLLVWLVQWLWSHFGIQRQLRSLKKLSRTIAQKSPSDLQPIEQQPLVQEIEPVINSLNQLLSRLDRALTAEQRFTADASHELRSPLSAIAMRLQVLKRKYSHIPELVPDLLAIQNDVTRSTRVLENLLLLARLDPAAYQQMPGSLLQLQPLIDEVVYSLELFAQERQVSIHQIAALPHAEIYGNQELLFTCIRNLIDNAIRYAPEHGAVYITLKDEQHHYRLMIEDNGAGVDSNTLERLGERFFRGLGTRTSGSGLGLSIARKIMELHRGYIEFTPSDYGGLKVTLLFLKAHQIEYK
- a CDS encoding response regulator transcription factor, whose product is MRILLVEDDTSQGESIKTWLELDGYSVDWVERGDYAMTALKQHDYECILLDRGLPYASGDEILKTLRQHQAQTPVIFLTARDSISDRVEGLDLGANDYLVKPFSLEELSARIRSQMRNLQAGQSQTLIWNNICLDPKAKTVQQEGESRDLTAREFQILYKLMQHPNHVVTREQLEESIYAWGDEVESNAIEVYIYQLRKKLGSHTIRTIRGLGYRMGEA
- a CDS encoding NirD/YgiW/YdeI family stress tolerance protein — translated: MNMAKLALLTGALSIGGVAMANTAVNHAAIKTAQVTTVKQALTAKDDTRVQLRGQVVKALGDEKYQFRDRTGTITADIDDELWQGKPISPTTTVTLTGEVDIDYKPTKRVEIDVDSVKF
- a CDS encoding GspE/PulE family protein; this translates as MKFNFEIDTVWCLDHLQKDGRITERDKHLVQTTQRQKQHFKWHPLQWIANFNLKDQQHPLLSLTLTRLCQWLAEKAEIPFYVIDPLKADVTALTGIMSQEFAVKNHILAVEVQADQVLIGTDQPFMTEWITNLERSLRPKKIQQVLLNPEQLQRYLVEYYQVSRAVSSSQKSSTHDRTNKGVEALLQLGDTQNPDANDQHIVKLVDWILQFAFEQGASDIHLEPRKDNGKIRFRIDGVLHTIYNMPASTLTAVISRLKILGRLNVAEKRKPQDGRLKTRTPKGQETELRLSTLPTAFGEKLVMRIFDPEVLVRSFQQLGFEGRLLNAWQEMTQHSHGIILVTGPTGSGKTTTLYSSLKQLATEQVNVCTIEDPIEMLEPSFNQMQVNHGIDLGFADGVRALMRQDPDIIMVGEIRDQDTANMAIQAALTGHLVLSTLHTNDAPSSLTRLHDLGVQPFLTSATILGVLAQRLVRTLCPHCKEEGQINEHQWEHLTFDYIMEVPNTVYQAVGCEVCRNTGYKGRIGLYEFMPVSLALKQQISLDASLDQIRQQAKKEGVEPLRIAGARKVIAGLTTLEEVLRVVPLN